A stretch of Cicer arietinum cultivar CDC Frontier isolate Library 1 chromosome 5, Cicar.CDCFrontier_v2.0, whole genome shotgun sequence DNA encodes these proteins:
- the LOC101496773 gene encoding uncharacterized protein, with the protein MDPCPFVRLTVGNLALKIPVASKPARSVVHPSSSPCFCKIKLKNFPLHSAVVPFIPPDNNFPDSQIQPIAATFHLSKTDLDKLAGKSLFVKKLCLKISIYTGRRGTTCGVNSGRLLGEVSVPLNLAGTVTKATVFHNGWITVGKDTKGSSAQFHLNVKAEPDPRFVFRFDGEPECSPQVFQIQGNISQPVFTCKFSFRNNGCDRNQRSRSLQSDAGGSRSWLSSFGSERERSGKERKGWSITVHDLSGSPVAAASMVTPFVASPGSDRVSCSNPGSWLILRPGDGTWKPWGRLEAWRERGGSDGLGYRFELMPDTNGGMSAGGMVITESTLSLNKGGKFVIDLSSRCGGGGSNGRATPGNASSPACSPRGSGDYGYGLWPYCVYRGFVMSASVEGEGRCSKPTVEVSVPHVNCTEDAAAFVALAAAVDLSVDACRLFSQRLRKELCQQLDLQG; encoded by the exons ATGGATCCTTGTCCTTTCGTGCGTCTCACCGTCGGCAATCTCGCTCTCAAAATTCCCGTTGCATCCAAACCTGCACGCTCCGTCGTTCATCCCTCTTCATCTCCTTGTTTCTGTAAAATCAAACTCAAGAACTTCCCTCTCCATTCCGCTGTCGTTCCTTTCATTCCTCCTGACAACAACTTCCCCGACTCACAGATTCAACCTATCGCCGCTACTTTTCACCTCAGCAAAACCGATCTCGATAAACTCGCGGGAAAATCACTATTCGTTAAGAAACTCTGCCTTAAAATCTCGATCTACACTGGCCGGAGGGGAACTACATGTGGCGTAAACTCCGGGAGACTTCTCGGTGAAGTTTCTGTTCCGTTGAACCTTGCCGGAACTGTAACGAAGGCAACGGTGTTTCACAATGGATGGATTACCGTTGGAAAGGATACTAAAGGCTCTTCTGCACAATTTCATTTGAATGTAAAAGCTGAACCTGATCCTCGGTTCGTGTTCCGGTTCGACGGTGAACCAGAATGTAGTCCTCAAGTTTTTCAGATCCAAGGCAACATTTCACAACCTGTGTTCACGTGCAAGTTCAGTTTCAGAAACAACGGTTGTGACCGTAATCAACGTTCTAG ATCATTACAGTCAGATGCGGGTGGTTCTAGAAGCTGGTTAAGTTCATTCGGAAGTGAACGTGAGCGTTCAGGGAAAGAACGCAAGGGTTGGTCCATTACTGTTCACGATCTTTCTGGTTCACCGGTTGCAGCTGCTTCCATGGTAACGCCTTTCGTTGCGTCTCCCGGTTCTGACCGGGTTAGTTGCTCTAACCCCGGTTCGTGGCTTATTCTTCGTCCTGGAGATGGAACCTGGAAGCCATGGGGGAGGCTCGAAGCGTGGCGCGAGCGTGGCGGATCTGACGGTCTTGGCTACCGGTTCGAGCTTATGCCGGATACTAACGGCGGCATGAGTGCCGGTGGTATGGTAATTACAGAATCAACATTGAGCTTGAACAAAGGAGGAAAGTTTGTTATCGATTTGAGTAGTCGCTGCGGCGGAGGAGGATCGAACGGTCGTGCTACGCCTGGAAACGCGTCGTCGCCGGCGTGTAGTCCAAGAGGTAGCGGTGATTATGGATACGGGCTTTGGCCTTATTGTGTGTACAGAGGGTTTGTGATGTCAGCGAGTGTGGAAGGTGAGGGAAGGTGCAGTAAACCTACTGTCGAGGTGAGTGTGCCGCACGTGAATTGCACGGAGGATGCGGCAGCTTTTGTTGCGTTAGCTGCAGCCGTTGATTTAAGCGTGGATGCTTGCAGACTTTTCTCTCAACGGTTGAGAAAGGAGCTATGCCAACAACTGGATTTACAAGGATGA
- the LOC101497092 gene encoding ergosterol biosynthetic protein 28: MKALGWWLIAVGTLRLISVWFGFFDIWALRLAVFSKTTMSEVHGRTFGTWTLLTCTLCYICAFNLDNKPLYLATLLSFVYAFGHFLTEYLIYHTMAISNLTTVSIFAGTSIVWMLLQWNTHLKICSKRSNKKD, translated from the exons atgaaGGCGTTGGGATGGTGGCTGATAGCGGTTGGGACGCTTCGATTAATTTCCGTTTGGTTCGGTTTCTTCGACATTTGGGCTCTTCGACTCGCCGTCTTCTCTAAAACCACCA TGAGTGAAGTTCATGGACGCACATTTGGAACTTGGACACTGTTGACCTGCACCCTCTGCTATATCTGTGCATTCAACCTTGATAATAAGCCTCTTTACCTGGCTACTTTATTGTCATTCGTCTATGCGTTTGGTCATTTCTTGACCGAATACCTAATTTATCATACAATGGCGATTTCGAATCTCACTACTGTCAGCATATTTGCAG GTACATCCATAGTATGGATGCTATTGCAATGGAATACACACCTTAAAATCTGTTCGAAGCGATCTAACAAAAAGGATTAG